In the Helianthus annuus cultivar XRQ/B chromosome 11, HanXRQr2.0-SUNRISE, whole genome shotgun sequence genome, one interval contains:
- the LOC110891216 gene encoding benzyl alcohol O-benzoyltransferase, with the protein MSQQTTTTPLTFTVWRHEPELIVPANPTPRELKPLSDIDDQGGLRFHIPVIHIYQSNPKMGNKNPASVIRDALAKALVFYYPFAGRLKEGPGRKLMVDCSGQGALFIEAEADVTLKQFGVELQPPFPCREELLYDVPGSSGILDSPLLLIQVTRLLCGAFILAVRFSHTMCDAFGYVQFLTALSEMAKGASTPSTLPIWQRELLCARDPPRVTCIHHEYGEVADTDGITIPLENMETRSFFFGPTEISAIRRFVPTHLKRCTTFEVLTACLWRCRTIALQPNPDDEMRMMTIVNARLKFNPRIPVGYYGNVFAYPAAMSKARDLCHKPLGHALELVMKAKSEVTEEYLKSVADLMVIKERPNFTTVGSYIVSDVTRSGLLEIDFGWGYAVYAGPDYHVAGFYTRRINHKGESGIVVPIWLPCVAMKRFVKELDIMLARDDNNDHVNHKHVLAHSKL; encoded by the exons ATGTCTCAACAAACCACCACCACTCCATTGACATTCACCGTCTGGAGACATGAGCCGGAGCTCATCGTTCCTGCTAACCCGACACCTCGTGAACTGAAGCCTCTCTCCGACATTGACGATCAAGGCGGCCTTAGGTTTCATATTCCAGTTATTCATATTTACCAAAGCAATCCAAAAATGGGAAATAAGAATCCGGCGAGTGTGATCAGGGACGCGTTGGCTAAGGCGTTGGTGTTTTACTATCCGTTCGCGGGCAGGCTAAAGGAAGGTCCAGGGAGGAAGCTTATGGTGGATTGCTCGGGCCAGGGTGCGTTGTTTATCGAGGCGGAGGCAGATGTTACGCTGAAGCAGTTTGGGGTGGAGCTTCAGCCGCCGTTCCCGTGTAGGGAAGAGCTTCTTTATGATGTTCCTGGCTCCAGTGGCATCCTTGATTCACCATTGTTGTTGATTCAG GTGACACGACTCTTATGTGGAGCTTTCATCCTCGCTGTACGATTTAGTCATACGATGTGCGATGCGTTCGGATATGTACAATTTCTCACAGCATTGAGTGAAATGGCAAAAGGCGCATCCACACCATCGACATTGCCTATTTGGCAAAGAGAGTTGCTTTGTGCAAGAGACCCGCCGCGCGTGACATGCATTCATCATGAGTATGGCGAAGTGGCAGACACCGATGGTATAACCATCCCGTTGGAAAACATGGAAACTAGGTCATTTTTCTTTGGACCAACTGAGATTTCCGCCATTCGTAGGTTTGTTCCAACACACCTGAAACGTTGTACCACATTTGAGGTCCTAACAGCTTGTCTTTGGCGTTGTCGTACAATCGCACTCCAACCAAACCCTGATGATGAAATGCGCATGATGACCATTGTCAACGCACGTTTAAAGTTCAACCCTCGGATCCCCGTAGGATACTATGGAAATGTTTTCGCCTACCCGGCTGCCATGTCCAAAGCTCGAGACCTATGTCACAAACCGCTAGGACACGCTTTGGAGCTTGTGATGAAAGCCAAATCTGAAGTCACCGAAGAGTACCTGAAATCCGTCGCAGATCTGATGGTAATCAAAGAACGACCCAACTTCACAACTGTTGGAAGCTATATCGTGTCAGACGTGACACGTTCTGGATTACTTGAAATTGATTTCGGGTGGGGATACGCGGTCTATGCCGGGCCTGATTACCATGTTGCTGGTTTCTATACACGTCGTATAAATCATAAGGGTGAGTCTGGAATCGTGGTACCCATATGGTTGCCGTGTGTTGCTATGAAGAGATTCGTCAAAGAGCTAGATATAATGTTGGCGCGAGACGATAACAATGATCATGTTAACCACAAACACGTGCTCGCTCATTCCAAACTATAG